In Devosia beringensis, a single window of DNA contains:
- the surE gene encoding 5'/3'-nucleotidase SurE — MSLRILITNDDGVDAPGIAIMADIARALSDDVWIVAPDGNQSGAGHRLSFGHELTIETRDARTFAVVGGSPADCVVAGMTHLLGDRPADVVLSGVNAGQNLGDIVNCSGTAAGAREGAMQGAIGIAMSQGVDYEVSRDVDWSNARTHGLATARAIIAAADGRGHYYNVNFPFCDPAVTKGIAVVPLQRFSRSPFRYYASDNPGKFFVAIPETPLPLDRGADFESLRRDFYVTVTPLMLQQTDMALAERLNGSLSL; from the coding sequence ATGAGCCTGCGCATCCTCATCACCAATGACGATGGTGTGGATGCGCCTGGCATCGCCATCATGGCCGATATTGCCCGGGCGCTCAGCGATGACGTCTGGATCGTGGCGCCTGATGGCAATCAGTCCGGGGCAGGGCACCGCCTCAGCTTCGGTCACGAACTTACAATCGAAACCCGCGATGCCCGCACGTTTGCCGTGGTGGGCGGCTCGCCCGCTGATTGCGTCGTTGCCGGCATGACCCATCTCCTGGGTGACAGGCCCGCCGACGTTGTGCTTTCGGGCGTCAATGCCGGCCAGAATCTGGGCGACATCGTCAACTGTTCAGGCACGGCTGCCGGCGCCCGCGAAGGCGCCATGCAAGGCGCCATCGGCATCGCCATGAGCCAGGGCGTGGACTATGAGGTCAGCCGCGACGTCGACTGGTCCAATGCCAGGACCCATGGCTTGGCTACCGCGCGGGCCATCATCGCCGCCGCAGACGGAAGGGGGCACTATTACAACGTCAACTTCCCGTTCTGCGACCCGGCGGTCACCAAGGGTATCGCGGTTGTCCCGCTGCAGCGCTTCTCGCGCTCGCCGTTTCGCTATTATGCCAGTGACAATCCGGGCAAATTCTTCGTTGCCATCCCCGAGACGCCGCTGCCGCTGGATCGGGGTGCCGATTTCGAGAGCCTGCGCCGCGACTTCTATGTGACGGTGACGCCGCTGATGCTGCAGCAGACCGATATGGCCCTGGCTGAGCGGCTCAATGGCAGTCTCAGCCTCTAG
- a CDS encoding ATP-binding protein: protein MKSKDHLADISAKLDAIANALKALAPTDAINTPVLGPANAYHWDGDSGALHPVAEVSRVPLAMLKGIDAVQDILLRNTEQFARGHGANNALLWGARGMGKSSLVKAIHGDILERSSEGFDRLVLIEIAREDLETLPALMRRIAHEPARFVVFCDDLSFDNGETSYKSLKTILDGGLEGRPDNVLFYATSNRRHLMPRDMIENERSTAINPGEAVEEKVSLSDRFGLWLGFHNCDQPTYLSMVTGYARHCGLEIDAAELQARAIEWAATRGARSGRVAIQLVRTLAGEMGKAAP, encoded by the coding sequence TTGAAGAGCAAAGACCATCTCGCCGACATCAGTGCCAAACTCGACGCAATCGCCAATGCCTTGAAGGCCTTGGCTCCTACCGACGCGATCAATACCCCCGTGCTGGGCCCCGCCAATGCCTATCACTGGGACGGCGATTCGGGCGCCCTCCATCCGGTGGCAGAGGTCAGCCGCGTGCCGCTGGCCATGCTCAAGGGCATCGACGCCGTGCAGGACATCCTGCTGCGCAATACCGAGCAGTTCGCCCGCGGGCACGGCGCCAACAATGCGCTGCTCTGGGGCGCCCGCGGCATGGGCAAGAGTTCCCTCGTCAAGGCCATCCATGGCGATATCCTGGAACGCAGCAGCGAAGGCTTTGACCGCCTGGTGCTAATCGAGATCGCCAGGGAAGACCTCGAGACCCTCCCTGCCCTGATGCGTCGAATTGCTCACGAGCCGGCGCGCTTCGTGGTGTTCTGTGACGATCTGAGCTTTGACAATGGGGAGACCAGCTACAAGTCGCTCAAGACCATTCTCGATGGCGGGCTGGAGGGGCGCCCCGACAATGTGCTGTTCTATGCCACCTCCAACCGCCGCCATCTGATGCCGCGCGACATGATCGAGAACGAGCGCTCGACGGCCATCAATCCCGGCGAAGCCGTCGAGGAAAAGGTCTCGCTCTCGGACCGCTTTGGCCTCTGGCTGGGTTTTCACAATTGCGATCAGCCGACCTATCTCAGCATGGTCACCGGCTATGCGCGCCACTGTGGCCTGGAGATTGATGCCGCCGAATTGCAGGCTCGCGCCATCGAATGGGCCGCGACGCGCGGCGCACGATCAGGGCGGGTCGCCATCCAGCTGGTGCGCACACTGGCCGGCGAAATGGGCAAGGCCGCCCCATAA
- the yajC gene encoding preprotein translocase subunit YajC — MFVTPAYAQAAGAAAPAGGMTDIFIQMMPILLLVVIFWFLIFRPQQKRLKAQQAMLSAIRRGDTVVTTGGIVGKVTKAVDGEDLEVEIATGVKVKLVRGMVADVRSKAEPVNDNKPA; from the coding sequence ATGTTTGTAACGCCCGCTTATGCCCAGGCAGCCGGCGCCGCCGCTCCCGCCGGTGGCATGACCGACATCTTCATCCAGATGATGCCGATTCTGCTGCTGGTCGTGATCTTCTGGTTCCTGATCTTCCGGCCACAGCAGAAGCGCCTGAAAGCCCAGCAGGCCATGCTGTCGGCCATTCGTCGCGGCGATACCGTCGTGACCACTGGCGGCATTGTCGGCAAGGTGACCAAGGCCGTTGATGGCGAAGATCTCGAAGTCGAGATCGCTACCGGCGTCAAGGTGAAGCTGGTGCGCGGCATGGTCGCGGATGTGCGCAGCAAGGCCGAGCCGGTCAACGACAACAAGCCCGCCTGA
- the serS gene encoding serine--tRNA ligase: MFDIKWIRANADVFDAAVSRRKGASVRSSDLLAIDDRRREIIGRLNDAQEQRNALSKQIGQAKAQKDDAKAAELMAEVARLKEFIPQGEADQRAIDAELQASLSVIPNLVFDDVPEGSDETDNVEYFGRNGTPETAAIQRAPKPSFGFAPKEHYEVGVAARLMDFETAAKLSGSRFVVLKGEVARLERALGQFMLDLHTTEHGYLEVQPPLLVKDDALFGTNQLPKFEEDLFFTPHGEGRLALIPTAEVPLTNMVRESILAEEELPLRMTALTPCFRSEAGSAGRDTRGMLRQHQFNKVEMVSITTPETAADEHERMLTCAEAVLQKLGLHYRVMHLCTGDTGFGARRTYDLEVWLPGQDTYREISSVSVCGDFQARRMEARYRPAGDKQAPRYVHTLNGSGTAVGRCLIAVLENYQQEDGTVLVPDVLQPYMGGLKSIGGH; the protein is encoded by the coding sequence ATGTTCGATATCAAGTGGATCAGAGCCAACGCCGACGTCTTCGATGCTGCCGTCTCGCGGCGCAAGGGGGCTTCCGTCCGTTCGTCCGATCTGCTGGCGATCGACGATCGGCGGCGCGAGATCATCGGTCGGCTCAATGATGCTCAGGAACAGCGCAATGCGCTGTCCAAGCAGATCGGTCAGGCCAAGGCGCAGAAGGACGACGCCAAGGCGGCCGAACTGATGGCCGAAGTGGCCCGGCTCAAGGAGTTCATTCCTCAGGGCGAAGCCGATCAGCGTGCCATCGATGCTGAACTGCAGGCTTCGCTGTCGGTCATTCCCAACCTGGTATTCGACGACGTGCCCGAGGGCAGCGACGAAACGGACAATGTCGAATATTTCGGCCGCAATGGCACGCCCGAGACGGCGGCCATCCAGCGCGCGCCCAAGCCGAGCTTCGGCTTTGCGCCCAAAGAGCATTACGAGGTCGGCGTTGCCGCCCGGCTGATGGATTTCGAGACCGCGGCCAAGCTTTCGGGCAGCCGCTTTGTCGTGCTCAAGGGCGAAGTTGCCCGGCTCGAACGCGCGCTCGGCCAGTTCATGCTCGATCTGCACACGACCGAGCACGGCTATCTCGAAGTGCAGCCGCCGCTGCTGGTCAAGGACGATGCGCTGTTCGGCACCAACCAGCTGCCGAAGTTCGAGGAAGACCTGTTCTTCACGCCGCATGGCGAGGGGCGTCTGGCGTTAATCCCGACCGCCGAAGTGCCGCTGACCAATATGGTGCGCGAATCCATCCTGGCGGAAGAAGAGCTGCCACTGCGCATGACCGCTCTGACGCCCTGCTTCCGTTCGGAAGCTGGGTCAGCCGGCCGCGACACGCGCGGCATGTTGCGCCAGCACCAGTTCAACAAGGTGGAGATGGTCTCCATCACCACGCCGGAAACCGCTGCCGACGAGCATGAGCGCATGTTGACCTGTGCCGAGGCCGTGCTGCAGAAGCTGGGCCTGCATTACCGCGTCATGCATCTATGCACCGGGGATACCGGCTTTGGCGCCCGCCGCACCTATGACCTGGAAGTCTGGCTGCCGGGCCAGGACACCTATCGCGAAATCTCCTCGGTCTCGGTCTGTGGCGATTTCCAGGCCCGGCGCATGGAGGCCCGCTATCGCCCTGCCGGCGACAAGCAGGCGCCGCGCTATGTCCATACGCTCAATGGCTCGGGGACCGCGGTCGGGCGCTGCCTGATCGCCGTGCTGGAAAACTACCAGCAGGAGGATGGCACCGTGCTGGTGCCCGACGTGCTGCAGCCCTATATGGGCGGTCTCAAGTCCATCGGCGGCCATTGA
- a CDS encoding M23 family metallopeptidase, giving the protein MQAQPAFASATMPSPAALGSMPTNSAVPTLASTTPTPPAGGGTFSHTIASGESLYTIARRYEVTTQSLVQANNLESPDKIVVGQKIIIPGRSDLLITKGQSTQTASAGAVSAPAPAQQTLPTAAPNALQAGTVPAARPAPAVAAPVAVATAPAPVAEPAMSGSDKFRWPVSGRVLVDFAASKGTGINIEAAEGSSVKAAENGTVIYVGSGVEGYGNLVLIRHPNGYVSAYAHLGAMNVAKGANVNRGDTIGAAGQTGSVTKPQLHFELRKGATPVDPVPLLAS; this is encoded by the coding sequence ATGCAAGCCCAGCCCGCCTTCGCGTCAGCGACCATGCCCTCTCCCGCCGCCCTTGGCAGCATGCCGACCAACAGTGCCGTGCCGACCCTGGCATCGACTACGCCGACGCCGCCCGCTGGCGGCGGCACGTTCAGCCACACCATTGCCAGCGGCGAGTCGCTGTACACCATTGCGCGTCGCTATGAGGTGACCACGCAGTCGCTGGTGCAGGCCAATAATCTGGAATCGCCCGACAAGATCGTGGTTGGCCAGAAGATCATCATTCCCGGCCGTTCGGACCTGCTGATCACCAAGGGCCAGTCGACGCAAACTGCTTCGGCAGGCGCCGTCAGTGCTCCGGCACCTGCCCAGCAGACCCTGCCGACTGCCGCTCCCAACGCCTTGCAGGCCGGCACGGTACCGGCTGCAAGGCCGGCGCCTGCTGTTGCAGCACCGGTTGCGGTAGCCACGGCGCCCGCACCAGTCGCAGAGCCTGCAATGTCAGGCAGTGACAAGTTCCGTTGGCCGGTCAGCGGCCGGGTGCTTGTGGATTTTGCCGCCTCCAAGGGCACCGGCATCAATATCGAAGCTGCCGAGGGCTCCTCGGTGAAGGCTGCCGAAAACGGCACCGTCATCTATGTCGGCTCGGGCGTCGAGGGCTATGGCAACCTCGTCCTGATCCGCCATCCCAATGGCTACGTCTCCGCCTATGCCCATCTAGGGGCGATGAACGTGGCCAAGGGCGCCAATGTCAATCGTGGCGATACCATCGGCGCTGCCGGGCAGACTGGCTCGGTGACCAAGCCGCAACTGCACTTTGAACTGCGCAAGGGCGCGACCCCGGTTGATCCGGTGCCGCTGCTGGCCAGCTGA